The segment gtTAGtgccatctgactcagatgatgaaaatgaaggtGCATCactccacactgctttggatcattattgagcagaacccatcatcagcatggaaacatgtcctctggaatggtggtcaaagtatgaaggggcatacaaatgtttagaatatctggcatgtaaataccttgcaacattggctacaacagtggcttgtgaatgcctgttctcactttcaggtgatactgtaataagaagcgggcagtatTATtgcccataaatgtaaacaaactcatttgtcttagtaattggctgaacaagaagtaggactgagtggacttgtaggctctaaagttttacattgtttttgagtgcaagtatgtaaaaaaaaaaaatctacatttgtaagttgcactttcacaataaagagattgcattacagtacttgtagaaggtgaattgaaaatactattttttatagtgcaaatatttaatcaaaaatataaagtgagcactgtacactttgtagtctgtgttgtaattgaaatcaatatttgaaattgtagaaaaacatccaaaatatttaataaatttaaattgaaattCTATCAtttaagtgtgattaaaactgttttttaaaatgacttgacagccctagtttttagaCATTACATCTTTGTCAACTGAAGAAAGATGTGATAACTATCAGACAAACATGTAGAGGATACTGTAGGTTGAAAGCAACTTTGGTGAGTTCACTCATCTGAACCATTCTTATACAAAGTGTCCCTTTCCCAAAACTATTATCCCCTAACATCCATAGTTTGCAGTGATAAGTATCCCTTTCTTTGGGTTTCATTGTCCAGTTTTACTTAGTTTACCATGCAGAATTTTGATGCGACTGAATACCAGTGTTATGCCATTGTCTTTTCTGTATCATACTACATTTGAATAGTTTCACCTCAGAAAGGGTCTTTATTCTGTTAAAATTTCCTCTAATTTATTTGAATAGGGAGCATCTACTCCATTTTATTAAAGATGTTGATTTAAAATCACACAGGAAAGAAGTGATCTTCCATCTTAATGGcgtggtggtgatttttttttttttttacaaggtgTCAAATCACATCTCTTGAACTTTACAGTATCTTTCATTCTTATATATACCCCGCACTTCGCTTTTTATAAGTAGTAATGGAGCCGGCAAGCAGCCTTACCTGCTTCCTGCAGCGATTAACTGCGTCAGGCCAGTGCTATGGCTGGAACATCTCCAGCAGTCTGCAGCACTGTTCCCTAGTCTGTTCCTGGATTTGAGGCTCCTGCATGAAGGTTAAACATTGGCCTATCTACTGAGTTCTTTTGCACTTTTAACATAAGGTTGATTAAAGTGACTGTACATAGTTTTAATACAAATTGTTAATGAAAATAAGCTTTATTACATCAAGtaataaatacatacaaagaTGCAAATAAGTTTTAGTAATTTatccagaattttgttttttggcaaACTTACAATTGAAATCTTCAGCCTTAGGGTGAAAATTAGTTTTCTGGGACCTTGTTATTGTTAGGTTGCTCTATCTTCTGTATTTATAACTCATGCACTTTAAATGGACTCCAAAGCACTAACAATCATGCAAATGCTTATGCAAAAGAAGAGTTATTTCTAAGCAGGGTCTATGCTGTGTGGCAAACTGTGTGAGTATAGCCGACTACTAGGTAAAACATGCTACcagtgcagttatttaaaaaaaaatccttagagCTTATGTCAAAGGTTGAAAGATTGACCATGTGGGGTTAAGTGAATATAgtcaaagaaataataataataaaaaaaaaagactgtggcTGGATAAGAAAGGAACTTAAGTATAGTCTGCGGGAGAGAAAACATTCCTCTGCATGCAGTTTAGTCTTAACCTTTTAGAAAGAATTTGGGGAGTTTAAcatctaaaaaaaaatgtaaaccctCAATAAATTGAAAAATCTTCTCATTCTTAACTGTACATTTTCATAAGgacaaaaaaaagagtaaaacattcaaaataaaaagattCATCTGCATGTTTCAAAAGGAATAAGTATTACGTTTTTCTTCATAAAGAGATGGAAAGTCTTGTAACTTAATTAGTAGGCTAGGATCTTGCATTCCGTTCAGTCTCAGCCAAGCATTCCCGAACTAATCCTCTAGCATGAATGATGCCTGCAAAAGAATAGTAGATTTTTTGGAAGCATCAGATTAGGTGACAGTTGAAATTCAAAAACGTGGTTTAATGTTTCTGTCCTGAAATAGCTTGCAAAGGTGCGGCAATGTACCATAACTGCGGTGGCGGCAGCAGCATCCCAACTGCAGTTAAAGCAAGTGAGTTTGGTTCTCCTAACTGGCATCTTTTTGCAgattaatgccagaagggaccattatgttaAACTTCAGTTAAAAATGTGTCCTGACCAAAACCCTGAATCCAGGCACCTGTGAACTTAAGTTCCACATTCAGCGATGGATCtaaactttgcagctcaggcctATTTTAAACTGcaaatcttaattaaaaaaaaaaaaaaattttgcatAATTGTAATTTGAAAATCTGCTAAAAATAATCGAATCAAAAAGCCTGATCTGTCCGTTGAGTAATTTTTTCTTCGAGAAGGTGTCTCTCGACTCAGACCCATAACTGTCACCTTGAAAGTCAAAGTTTAAGCTCCCCCAGCGTTAACAACACAGAGTGCTAGCGTAGATAGGCCATCATTTTAAGCACCATGTTGTCTAACCTTGCTCAGGTCTCGTTGACataagctgcttttgaaaattctagttCAAGTCCCAGCCTTGGTACTTAAAACACTAGTGGCAGATCTAGATTAGTGCTACCAAAGTTCACAGCAGTGGAGTCTGAGCCTGTGTTTGGTCCAAGGGAGATTTTGGCATGACTTGCCCAGTGCAGACAGCGCTACACTCTGGCACCAAGTTTTCAGGGCAAGAGAGAATAGTTTCGTTTCTGCTCAGAGCTCACCACTACTGCTCCTTAACTGGGTGGAGGAGTTGCTGTTGAGCAGTAGGAGATGCTTAGCCTCATCAAACTCAAAGTACGTTGCCTCTGAAGAACTGGCAGCCTGGAAGCTTCAAGGTCACAGAGCAACAGCCAGTGATTGCACCCAAAGAAATAATTGCCCATTAAATCATTACACTAGAAAATTTAGGGTTACAAGGATTTTCAAAgggttaaatatatatatatatatatgcacactaGGAAATTGGTGCCTGTAACTATAGTATGCACAGATATAGACTCAAAGCAGCACATTAGACTTTATCTGGCAAGGTGCCCAGTTTATGCAGCAGAACTACCCTGAATTAGGTAGAAAACAGACAGTTAATTGATTTCAAAACTTGATAGCCTGTGTGGCTTTTAAGCTGGTGGAGCACAAGACAGAAGTCTCCTGCAGGAGGAATGCTCCGTATAGCAGATACCTTCCCGCTCCCATGAGGGACACCTGCAAGATTCCCCCGGACCTGCCCCATCATACTACTGtctgctccccacacacacacttaattcCTCCTCATAGGAACCTCCTCCACTATTGAGTGGGCAAGTTTCTGAGTCAGAAGATGTCAGAAAAATTGGCTGATATCCATGATGCCTATATAAATACATACTGTAATGTAGGAAAGCACAACTTTAATCTAGCAACTGTTCAGCAAGCACTTGTTCGTGCTGACAGTCTGAACTTTTCCAGGTCTCtgccacatccttcttgtagcctAGTGCCATTCTTGATTTATTTTGACACTGGTTCAGCCAGTGCAATAAAGAGACTCCTGCAACACTGATTTGTCAGCCCTGATTCCACTTTACCACTCTTATCAGCAGACTTTATCACATGCCTTCCAAGAACAGCTACTATTCATTTTACTGCACATGGTGGCAGATACATTCTGGGCCTTAAGTATAGCTGGCTTAATGCCACCTTTGCACCACCCAGCTGCTGGGCTAATCAGAGACCATTTTAGCCTCTGGCACAGGATAGAGCAGCTTGGAGAAATCCCTTGCACCCAACTGCCCATGGCCCTTATGGGTCACTCCAGCAGCACTTCAGGAATGTCCTTGACATGCCTCCTGCATGGGATGGTGTGGAGCTGGCTACACCAGCTGTAGGCATGCAGCGATTTCCCCAGCCAAGAGGAAAGGATACTTACCACCCTCTTTTGCTGGCCAAAAGGAACTGAACTGGGCCCTTAGACTCTAGTAGCCTCAGGCTCCCTTAGATCTACTTACATCTGCTTATTGATGTCTAAACAGGTGGAATTTACAAACGGGAGCCAGGAGGAGTAGGAATACATGTGATAGAGGAAGATGCTGGCTAGTTCAACGTTAGCCTCCcatttgttccccctcccccacatgcctCTCTACTGGCCCCTCAATATGCAAGTTACCATGGGGTAGAATCTCTTCTAGCAAAGATACATTCAGTTAAGATGAAGTGGACCAGCTGGAAAGGTGATGTATGAGTGACGCTTTGGTACATGGTTTGGAGTATAGTTTAGGGGATTCTAAGTAAGTCTTTTGGGAGTTTAGAGTttataggagatataccaatctcctagagctggaagggaccttgaaaggtcattgagtccagccccctgccttcactagcaggaccaatttttgccccagatccttaagtggccccctcaaggattgaactcacaactctgggtttagtaggccaatgctcaaaccactgagctattcctccccccctctgccccattgATGTTATATACACAGTGAGGGGGCTGGAAGAAGGTGCAAGTTACACCCCTCTGTGCACATGAAATACATTCAGTCATTGGTTTGTCACATAGGAGGTGAACAGGCGATTGCGAAGCCATGTTAAACAAGCAACTCAGCTAAACACACTAAGTCAAGCCAGCGTAAGAGTTCCCCCAGCTCTGAAGTAAGGGATGTGGGGAAATGGTTTGTAAATAATCGATCAAAAAAACTGTCTATTCTATCAAAACAATTACCTCGTTTTAGCCTCTCCATGGCACTTTTACTTCCAGCATATGTAGGTCTAATTTCTTTTCCTAATTCTTCTATGATAGCTAGAAGTTCTGCATATTTGCTTTGTGGTACTTGACTGCTGCTGGTACCCTAcagtttgaaataaattaatcaaTTATACATGGCAAAAAATAATAGCAGATTAAAACAATCATAAGAATCTGTTTCATAATGTGCCCCAGTTGATCATAGTCACTTGCACTAAATGCATCAAGTTCATAGTTTTACAGGATTTTAAACACAATGCTGCATTAGTCCCTGCTCCTGCAATCGGATACGAGGAGGTACGATGGAGTTGCAAGGATCTATCATGGCAGATCTGACTGCAGGGCTGGGACCTTTTAACATTTCATCAGaacagcactgcaaatcattAACTAGCACAATGCACAAGttcatctctctttccctccatTCATTGTAATTTTAAGTGGTAGTACAGGGAAAAACTGAGCAGACATGTTTTCAAGTATGTTAAAATAGGTGgagtcagtgagagagagagagacacaagaaAGCTGTCCAGAGAAGGCCTCCTTCTCCCTGTTAAATGGCAGAAGCCATTCCACAAAAGTTGACCAGTTAGATTCTTGTAGCAGCCAACAGGAAGGTTTGGATCATGCATTTTATAACTCTTTTGCTGGGGTAAATCTTAATTTACAGATATATttactattaaatattatttttgtattttaaaagtcaTACTAATAGACTCCTGTTTGGTGCAGCCTTTACCATCAAATTATAATCTTTGACTGTTTTACACCTGTGCCTTTGTCTTTGAACACAACTCACATCACGGTTCACCAGTGGTCAGAAGGGCAGGGACTCATGGTTAGTTCTTAAATaccctgcctcagcatgggaggATGGATTAAACGACCTCCTGAAGTCAGTTGCAGACTTACACATGATTCTATAACCCCCAGTGAGCACTACAGTTAGTTTAATATGAAACCAGGATGCATGTGATGAATCTGTCTGCCATTTATGTTTCATTTCAAAGCAAGGGAGGGTCACATCAGTCTGCATGCCACAGTTCATACTACTGCTCAAACCTTGTCACCAATACGATTTAAAACCATTTGAATTTTACCTGCATCCCTTGTGTATAGCCTAGAGACGGGGGTCCATAATCATTTATAAGCTGTCTGTATTGTGCAGAGGTTCCCATACTTGTGGAGGGAGAGTGAACACTTCCAGCTTTGGAGGAAGAAAAAATAGGAAAGCAAGATTTATTATCCAAGGATGAATTAGTCAATACCCATTGGGGTATAATTCAGGGACGTggtgttgtttttaaacaaacattaacTTGTCAACATTTTTTGCCAGATCAGTAACGCAGGAGTCACACTGTTCACTGCAAACAGGACAGACAGTTAAAGTAACCATCCTGTAGTGTACACTGTACAAGTGAAAGAAGTGCAGGCCATGACATTACAGATATAtctagacttggaaggattagatttgtaattggtaaatgtcagtaaatgatAATTTCACCAAACCCACACAAACCCATGACAAAAATTCTCCCGTTGACAATAATCacaatttacagataggcaaagtaagaaaaaagctgcttgagaacttaagagtctgatttaaggatatttacttgatatattttgacaatttgtgttttaacagttataaagtttaaattttctgaaccttagtgtctaCTGTCTGACCCCACACCCCATCATTCTGCAcaactgtgaatatttaaatcattaatagaaaaaaatgctcaaaaataaacactgaaaaagtcaaaattaagTTCTGCCAAGCCTGGGTATATCATTTGTACTGTTAAAAATTCAACACTATATAAAAATCAAATGTTCTGTAGACTTACTTTAAATATGGCTATAATTTTACAACTCAAATAGTCATCATATTTGCAATGCAAATCACCCTAAAAGCTATTTTGAGCCTACACCACAACTATTCATTGTGTGACATCAACAGTGAATATTGTTCATCACATTCATCTCTTGTGTGATGTCAAACATTTTTAACCAGTAGGATTGGGCTATGCAAATAAACCAAGGAAAGAGATCACTAATAAAACACCACTTTTGTGTTACTAAGTCTGATATTTCACGAGATCATCAGACTTCAGAGTGAAGTTAAACTGCACTGACAGAACATTTTTATTATGAACATATATTTACTTTAGGCATTATCAAGCTTTATGGTCCCCTTAGGTAAATACTGACAGACATTACTTCTAGGGTCAATAAATCTGGCATGGATCGTAAAGTAACAGAGGTAATTATCTACTTAATGTTCCatcttgattatttttaaaataataggtTCCTCATAAGATAACTGCTATACTTGATGCAATCTTTCAGAAAGTGCCTTTTCCTGAAGGAGTTCAAGGTGAGTTACTCATACTGCACAGGAACATTCCTCCTACGCTTCCCCCAAATAAACCCAAAACCTTTTGTGTCCTTTATTATTCCATAAGTTAATGTGGCTTTTTACATTAACCAAGAGTTACAAGACCAGTGTTATCTGTCAAAGATCTGCCCCGGTAGAGGGGAATCTGAACAGATTCCTTAATCAGTTTCTAATATTCAaaatgcggggggagggggggacatcAGATCACTTCCTCCTTTTCCTTGAGGGCCACAATCAACAGTTAAAGGAGACACACACGATAGACAGATCCAGTGTTGTGCATTGCTGATTTAAGGGCTCAACCTCTGTCCACACGAGTCTGCTAAGGCACCTATTGATCTCACTTCCTCTGCCCATTGAAGCAGCCTCCTCAGTCATCGTTTATCATCCTTTTCAGGAAAATGCAccatttaaaacataaaaaggCATGTAAGGGTCCTGATCCTGCTGCTTGTTTTCATAACCTTCTTGGGAGTTCTGCCCAAGTAGGGGTTGCAGAATCTGACCTAAGGGGGATTTATATTGTCATGTTTAGCTgttctttctctcctcttcctctttaaATGTTCCTGCTCCCACAGTAGCTTCCTTCTGTCCAGGCTTTCTGTGCAGCCTCAGACACATCAGCTCCCTTCTCTACAAACTCCTTCCCTGAAAATTTCAAGGcttctcccactcccttcccatgtCCATGGCCCTATTTggaatttaaatgaaatacaaatgaaaaggATTTGACATTGTGAGAGTCATTTTGTTCCGTTTAGTTTTTTACTCCTGactcttatttatttttgcaaggaCACCACCAGAGGAAGCAGAGATCACGCTCTAAGAAGTGCTATTGAGTGCATGATGGAACCATGACTCTAATCTTCCTAATTTTGTGCTTCTATAACAATCACAGGGAACCATGATGGCCTCTTTCTTCATTACAAGAAGAAAGAGTGTTCTTAACTTGAGTTAGCTAATGTGagataaaatcctagtgaagacaaggtggGCTGCAGCTTTTTAATGAGTCAGCTGCTTGAGTTGAAGACTCATCTCCCCTTTAACCTTTAGCTCAATCTGctaatttgtttgaaaaattagACTGCCTCGTCTTGAAAGGGTTGCTAACATGGAGGTACGAACACACCTTTTTCCTAATGATGGTATACCTTAACGTTCTCAATTCTTACACTCTGTAATGTGAGTGGTTGTCTCAGGACACACTTACacttgcaatatttttatatccACATTTTACCCAACATTTCAAAAATCTATAATAATGTTGTCAAACAGACATCCATGATGCTACTTTGCAGGAAGTAGCACCTTTCCTCCAAAGGTCTCATAATGCTTTACAACCATTAATTAGCCCAGCATGCTGTAAGGACGTGGAGTTtgattatgcccattttacagaaaagaaaactgggcATAGGTAGGTTAAATGTCTTTCCCTGCATTCACAAAGTATGGGACCAATCCTGTGAATGCTTTCCACCAGGTGATTCTGAAATGTCTAATTGAAGTCTGTGGAACTGCTTGCAGTAATAAGGACACCACCTGGGTGGAAAGGCATTTACAGGGTCAAGCCCTGAATCAGTTAACAAGGACAAGACATTCAGGAGTCCAGACTCCAGTCACCTGTCCTAGCAACTAGCCACATCTTTCCTATTGgttatgaagtaaaaaaaaaaaaaaaaataagtagaaAACAACTAAAATTTGTTTCAGCTGGCTGCTTTTAACAATACAGACCAGACATTTCATTGATCTCCTGCTTAGACCATGTTAATTTGAACTATGTTTTGTTCCCAATCTGGATAGAAGTCAAGATTACAACATAAGGAGCGTACAGATAAGAACAAAAACCATCAGGTGCCTGATGCATGGAGACAAAGCAGTGACACCGCAGCAAGGTGCTGCATGAGAAAGTTTCACAGATCTGGACACTGACAACAATATGGCATTGTTACTGCAGAGTAGCTGCAGATTCTGACAGTGGCTGAATTAGCATTAAAGGAAAAAGTATACAACCACTAAGGAGAATTTACTAAAAGACTGATCCTGTCAGAGAGCTATGGGAAAAGGATTGGCACTGGGATTTTAGTCACACCAAGTGCATCTCTTCTCATTAATAACCAGATCAATGGAATTTTGGCACTGGAGCAGCCAGGGACATTGTATTGTCTACTTTACTCACAGCATATGCAAAGCTGTGATGCAGACACTAGAGGCCATTACAGAGCAAAGAATGTCCTGCCGAATGACAAGTAGCGGTAACCATGGTGAGTTTACCTGTTTCTTTGCAGTCTGCATCAAAAATGTAATAAGACATAATGCCATGCGCCAACCACTTTATCAGTAGCAGCAGGCACAGAGAACAAAGAAGGGGATTTAGCTTTGCTGTGATACCAGTTCTCCACGTGCTGCAAGCGCCCATGTCAGATACCTGCCAGTCATTCCCACAGGGAGTGGAGGAGTGTGTGGGACTTGGctcaataaaaagaaaatcaaatttttgtatttatttaaaatgcgGTTGTGATCCTGTTAACGAGCTTGAGTGCAGAGTATTTCCTGAGAATTAATGTCTGGTGAGGGGTAACGGACCTTCTTAGCCTCTCAGCTCTCCCATTAATCCCCTGGAAGGGCCTCGGGTCTTAGACTTTTTTACGTAGTTAATCCAAAATACATTTGTGTATCTTAGCATTTAATAGATTTCAAATTATATTTGCTGGACCTTGTCATTATAATGAGCAGCAAAACCAGGCCAGCGAGCCCCAAATGGCATCCTAAGTCACAGGAGACCAGGTCAAGAGGTCAAAATGACTGTACTGCATAGAAGAGAGTAAAAGATCCAGCATGGCGTTTGGATGTTGTCTTTCTCTGGCATCAACCCTGGGCTGATCCAAAGTGCCGATGAGATCTGCAGAGTGCTATATGGCATCTGTCCAGGCTACCTGAGCAGCTTTCTCCCTCTGCCAGCACCAGGATGAGGCAAGCTAAAGTCAGACTCTAGACCTGAACATATGGGACCTGGAGCAGTATGTTCTCACTATCCatgtggaggtggaggggagagtggcagctgcaggGACAACTCAAATTCACTCCCCTGGTTAATCCAACTGAGGTCAAGGCTGCTGATCTTCACTGAAGGGTGTAAGGTCTGATGGTGGCGATTTTGGGATACACATCGCCTAACCCTAGGCTGGTAGCCAATCCATGCTGATATTGATAAAGGAGGTGTGGGCGACAAGATGATAGGCATGCTGATTTATCTAGCTTTAGACGTAAACATTGCCGACAACGCTCATGGATTTATCACAAGCCTTGCACTATTTGATGTTCTTCTTAATGCTCCAGGTGCTGGAGGAAAGCGatcatgtgagaatctcagcgtgcatattttttaaaaaggagaaatgttTAGCAATTTTTAGAGAAGTTCAAAAAGAGAAGTTTTTAAGTTTCACTTTC is part of the Chelonoidis abingdonii isolate Lonesome George chromosome 22, CheloAbing_2.0, whole genome shotgun sequence genome and harbors:
- the CDK2AP1 gene encoding cyclin-dependent kinase 2-associated protein 1 isoform X2, with protein sequence MGTSAQYRQLINDYGPPSLGYTQGMQGTSSSQVPQSKYAELLAIIEELGKEIRPTYAGSKSAMERLKRGIIHARGLVRECLAETERNARS
- the CDK2AP1 gene encoding cyclin-dependent kinase 2-associated protein 1 isoform X1, giving the protein MSPNDVWMIYCIVGVNISDGHICRCCYRCKQPKVSGRHRDAPLNVRTFLFLAFAMSLGMSYKPNLNAHLPGTSINQAGSVHSPSTSMGTSAQYRQLINDYGPPSLGYTQGMQGTSSSQVPQSKYAELLAIIEELGKEIRPTYAGSKSAMERLKRGIIHARGLVRECLAETERNARS